In one window of Mercurialis annua linkage group LG4, ddMerAnnu1.2, whole genome shotgun sequence DNA:
- the LOC126679243 gene encoding nuclear transcription factor Y subunit C-4-like, with the protein MRRGRAAMDLNKSIEFNPTSPQVHNFMSIPSSFMIPSHHPYKKVCQEACDQSLFLQLQRQNLDAFWNQQLIDIQNILAFKSQHQLPLARIKKIMKSKGEVKMISADTPILFSKACELFILELTLRSWLQTDQCKRRILQRCDIARAIRHDHTLDFLLHAVPYDDYQVEETENCGQYLPHNQVPFLIDINEDFIMTDDEISQQYMIRP; encoded by the exons ATGAGGAGAGGTAGGGCAGCCATGGATTTGAACAAGTCAATTGAGTTCAACCCTACATCTCCACAAGTCCACAATTTCATGTCAATTCCTTCTTCTTTCATGATTCCTTCCCATCACCCATACAAAAAG GTCTGTCAGGAAGCGTGTGATCAATCTCTTTTTTTGCAACTACAGAGGCAGAATTTGGATGCTTTTTGGAATCAACAATTGATTGATATTCAAAACATTTTAG CTTTTAAGAGTCAGCATCAATTGCCCCTTGCAAGGATCAAAAAGATCATGAAGTCTAAAGGAGAAGTTAAG ATGATAAGCGCAGACACACCAATATTATTCTCAAAGGCATGCGAACTCTTTATACTGGAGCTGACTCTACGCTCATGGCTTCAAACCGACCAATGTAAGCGTCGAATATTGCAGCGCTGCGACATTGCTCGAGCCATAAGGCATGATCACACTCTTGATTTCTTGCTTCATGCTGTTCCTTATGATGACTACCAG GTCGAGGAGACGGAGAATTGTGGTCAATATCTTCCTCATAATCAAGTGCCGTTTCTCATAGACATTAATGAG GATTTTATAATGACTGATGATGAAATTTCTCAACAATACATGATCAGGCCATAA